The Ptychodera flava strain L36383 chromosome 7, AS_Pfla_20210202, whole genome shotgun sequence DNA window aaagaaaacaaaagttaaaTGTAGGGATTGAATGTTCATTTGGTCGTAAGATACAAGGAATCTTTATCGCTCAGGTATTTTGTACaatgacaaattattttcttgCAATGAAAGATGGGTTTGTTATCGAGGCAGTACAATGTTTTGAATACTTTGTATAATTTGCTATCTTTACACATTCTCCCAAATAAGCAGTACCCTACAGGATAGAAAGTAGATACTTGAACAGACAGGCATATCAAATTATTTATcgggaaatactgaaaaattactCACCTAGTGATGATAGTCAATATACTTGTAATATATTATATCAAATTGTACCATGTTTTCATAAAAGTGTACCTTTTAATCTATAGTGGATTCTGTTGTTTTCTATTATTTTTGTGCCGTTTCATAACTGCACTAAATGCTTAAGCTTCAGCACATTTCCCGAAAAACTGAGTAGCCTTCCTACCTCTCCCCGTTTTGAGCAACCCTCCTTGTGGCTTTCATTTTTTTGAGTGCCCCCTcccattcctccgacccccaggccgtaaataatgatggctccctaagTACAAATGGCatatttttattgcaatgatatGCCTAAATGTCTGCCCTCACCGGTCATAACATTACAATGATCAATTCGGCTAACCTCAGCTCGCGTTCACGTTTCAAAACATCGAGCGCGTATTAAATATTGGCTGCAATCCATTCACAGTTTTGGACAAAATTCATCTGTTTCGCCCCTTCGTTTAAACTTGAAGGTTAGCATTCAAAGCCTTTGACATTTGATTGTTTTACTCATACCATGGATGCCAATAAAGGcccattttttgccattttgcacCTGTAATGTCCGAAAGTATTGTACAGTTGTACAATATTACGACAAACTTTCATATTGTTGCATGTTTATTATAGAAAAGGACGTCATTTTGAATCATCACAACTATAGTTTCGCTATCTAGTCTTTTACTATATCCTGACAACGTTGCTCCCTCCaatgtataaaatattttttcccaaataCATCACAGGTAGTTTTGAACATGCAGAGAATGTCAACCAGCGGACAGTCTACTCACTCGGTCGCCCTTGCTCTGTTCGGTAAAACAACGGACTTCCTTTCCACCTATCTGCTGATTTTGCCGCTGCAATACGTCATCATGACGTACTACTCCAGCACCATGGCCTACATCAACGGTGTACAAGTtctttggtactggagaaaccgCAATTTGGTGACTTCTTTGCCGCCAGAGGGCGCGCACATAGGGGAAACAAGCCGTGCGCGGAACGATTCACAAGACAAGAAATATGAGTACTTCACAGACGACGAGGTGAGTATAGTAATCGACGAAacagaatttgacgatagcatGTTCgttataatctgcaaatgtcgTGATAGTATTTGGAACGAAACTGGGTATCGACGTCTGTGCTGCATGGACCAGACTTTCAATTTCTCAGTAGGATTTTTGCAATTGATGCTTCTTTTAGGCTAAAATTGAAGGCCAAAGTGTCAACAATATTCCCAAAGCGGGAAGCATTAATTTGGCTAgctttattgtattttgcttaAAGACTTACTTATTTTCGCATCAGGGACGGCAGTTCTCTAGACAGCATTTAAGCATTTCAGTACTTTTTGGtttgtggattttgctgaattATTTTGAATCCCCCAGAGTatgcaatattttatgaaaatcaaaaattcagtATTCCCTGTTGGTTGGAGGCAGCTTGAAGTAATAGCGGTCATTATgaattataaatattatttaattttctcttttgttGCTCTAATCCTACAATATAAGATGAACCCTTTATTATTCTTGAGATTATGAGAGAGATGATAGTCTAGTGTTTCCGCAAGTAAGCTGAAGCAAACACTTCAAAGTTTCTGTTTCGAGGAGCGATCTGAAAACAGTGCTTGTCTGCACATAACACCCTTCCGAAACAAGCGAAAAATTGACTGAAAAGATGTTTTTCACTGTCTGCTTTAGCAGTCTACTTACAAGACGTCAAGTCGTAGTTACGTTgttgtatttttatatattttattttgcgtCATCCTGTAGTCATACATTTTAATCTATTAAAACCATCTTTACTTTCTTTCTAACAGGCTGACCCGATTTCCGACTTTGCTTCCGGTGAAATCGAACCACCTGAAACCGAAAGCAAGCATGCCGAAGGAGTACCGACGtcacagaggtcaaaggttccCAAGCCCGTACGTTCTACCGTCCTCCGATTTTCATTGATTGCAATTCTGATACTGATCCTTACAGGATATGTTGTTGGACTGACGTGGAACACAGACTCATTTCTCTCCCTCCTGGCGCCAGGGAGCGTCTTTGTCGCCATGGCAATGTCCTACTTTTATCGGAAGAAGAAAATGGGCTACTAAAACACATGcaacgcatatatatatatatatatataatatatatatatatatatatatatatatatattatatttatatatatcatGATGTAAACGACAATATCAAGTTTCGTCTTTTAAGTGTgatgtttatgtttgtaaacacgATGTTTTTAGCAGGCTTGTATAGGACAAGAAC harbors:
- the LOC139136879 gene encoding uncharacterized protein, coding for MYLTKMVDNTDILVGAENTSHNVLTQNCRLEWPEAVCIFANVCGLTSTAIWFVVLFPQIVKNWRWKSVVGLSILWATANFTASLINLFFVLRIGQLPLYVKISAVYMPVLELSLLVQFWIYGTQYNSKLKWAYLMACLVVWAVIIIVQLLTDVYMEFQWCAIVLWSVETFPQVVLNMQRMSTSGQSTHSVALALFGKTTDFLSTYLLILPLQYVIMTYYSSTMAYINGVQVLWYWRNRNLVTSLPPEGAHIGETSRARNDSQDKKYEYFTDDEADPISDFASGEIEPPETESKHAEGVPTSQRSKVPKPVRSTVLRFSLIAILILILTGYVVGLTWNTDSFLSLLAPGSVFVAMAMSYFYRKKKMGY